A single region of the Xiphophorus maculatus strain JP 163 A chromosome 3, X_maculatus-5.0-male, whole genome shotgun sequence genome encodes:
- the megf8 gene encoding multiple epidermal growth factor-like domains protein 8 isoform X2, producing MQPKRRELAVPEMASPLPVSVVILVVLLSAESPVCQAGDCKGHRQVLRGLPGFVTDGPGNYSVNGNCEWLIKAPSNGHRIVLNFTFMDTECTYDYLFVYDGDSYQSPLLASLSGNSLPEPIEAKSGKMLIHLFSDANYNLLGFNATYTFSVCPGACGGHGRCDSSTSKCHCHQGWGGASCTAPLCSQACSLNGQCDKKGERCQCNPGFLGHSCQLGLRDDKGPGQWWRVSEGNPSAPPRTGSAGAYLSSTGAMYLFGGFNLNRALGDLIKYNFTSNQWESRSYGHSPVARHSHTAVQYMGNMVVFGGELANGSLASDVWMYRPVQDDWQQLGFSHSRGSPKLANHAAAVVDTYLYIFGGRTEEDMFSSTLYRFGLHGSGRWETVQPTGGKPPASAGHSMVFHSPSRTLLVYGGHRPTTARFSVRVNNTDVFHVDRRFWTSFRSRFPTTGPRERAFHTATVIGNYMVVYGGNVHIHYQEEKCYDEEIFFYHLGCHQWVSSGARWSSNGEAVRGRYSHVAAVMEGRVLLVAGGYSGVARGDLVAYKVPLFVSSDQGDRDAVCAEALDESMCLKNPECSWCEGRCREYQPTNPCGSTGCLGLARFLSDCQSCLVFSGTPASLARAPGEFGWCVQNESCLPVSERSACRVDQISGAYGWWGERTRFLTSLHSCRTENYVPGLHLLTFQHPRNDSQPDKVSILRSTNIILSPTTEMDVALQFKGFIHPLWGGPPPAPPPTETVFIWARIQRLHFEARVASGPNSTQMEVVGRWAAQQEKELKLLVRPDGGRLFSNLTRGNHYLVQAEGYLNNSGSGQTSEMALIWNRTLPGGSEISFLFLEPYRSGSCLGYMSCLACLSDQSCGWCPSLSRCLLRDGPDPEYCPETEMVEGKGDGQRHLLLAPQHCTLCEDYRDCSACTQDPYCEWQINSSKKGDFQCSRRGRLEGSIRDSNGCPKVCNQRNTCSECLSNSSQCAWCESAQACFYFAAYLTKYPYGECRDWYDSVHSVPQCKQCSALNTCTECLKTFQCGWCGDYNNPTIGKCLRGDWAGMDDPSVYNCSVAVAEARAANPEPQTSAPPRPLEMEMEMEILDDEEKDAVWSYPTCPDVEECRLGLHNCHPFATCINTPTSYECHCERGYTGDGTLHCNQTCYNECREGQCSGSPRFECECSLGWTSDPATLVLSGVECDVDCGCNFHSTCITAPGICDECQDWTTGPHCEHCRPGSFGSALAGGGGCVPCECNGHGDPLQGYCHNLTGQCYCTHNTQGPHCESCLLGYYGDPRNNGTCYRQCQGRSVLLSSSSSSTIPLSSSLGWRSGTEGKGGLSHCLWVLSVTEKLGPCKPKQLCPPVALTLHPDSHTYCKNSYVYVFDGLPRFLPNGVVRSDHNLIGAFCGTTRTQPITVEATSGVISVYFEANVSSNKPQGFNASFWVRRCQQSSDEDEEGSAVCAGGAQCQGGLCQCPQGYGGPYCDRPMCPQDCGATEERGVCNISLGVCVCSESWAGSDCSVLRDPNSLIWETLLDTQLTMKQAHRFLHRMGHSLVAGPQGNLWMYGGLSLSDGILGNVYRYSLLEHRWTQMLTSSVDESATPSARYHHAAALLNTYDLDSGSHEGGHSLMLVVGGVTQSGVAMDTWTLNLSSLVWREHKSSVLPPVAGHTLTVRWESSVLLIGGYSPENGFNHHLLEFNPDSGNWTIVPHTGTPPTGLYGHSAVYHEQTDAIYVFGGYRFHVETVEPSGELYSLYYPNLTWSLLVPSQGKKPLSRFFHAAALIKDTMVIVGGRTEAEDYSNSVSLYQINCNTWIHPVSAVGDPVNRSVSLAMTTWGGRLFLSGGFNGVTLGRLLTLTVPSDPCALLPTPEACNTTTGSCVWCRGTCTSSDAAERIGCLLGHSTCSPTPRQPDQCRRLKTCSECLARHPKTFSSPPQSALQCKWCTNCPEGACISSSVSCTSEHDCRINQREIFLSSNCTETSCEASDCPKCTASGKCMWTRQFKRTGETRRILSVNPTYDWTCFSYALLNVSPMQVESSPPLPCPPPCHTLHNCSLCLGSRGSDGGWQHCVWSMALQQCMSPSFVPLRCEAGQCGRLLSGGDSCSPKCSQLTQCSQCIARPQCGWCASGGGNGAGRCLQGGVDGVSEGVCPVRNSTWSFLDCPEEDECANGHHHCNSTQDCHDLPEGYHCTCKQGYILNGVSGQCEPVCAQGCVNGTCVSPGICQCHFGFVGDNCSSECKCNKHSNCTSVDKPDVCLECHNNTQGIHCEKCKPLFVGSAVDGGSCRPCRDFCRGNGMVCLSRDEYNKAIENPHHFPVDAIEKWVSEGPTENTAVCVNCQNNSVGDKCEGCRRGYFLLNGKCEKCQCNGHADTCEPDGSGCPCQNNTETSSCLSSPQNDRKDCYRQQCAKCKDSFNGNPVNGRQCYRQFNVDSEFCFDPTSQTNCFHDPTIRNLPKDRTVFFAAQPKFTNVDIRVTIDVTFGEVEVYVSNSHDTFIVDVDRYTGIHTIKIEDESASRGTAAGADKDSPPSPIKVFANASSNLGGPMLSHNPLQLQAKPPGAEREIREERAEGLISYITVWKPQTVLIVRGVRDRVVITFPHEVHSLKSSRFYIALRGVGTDDRQGESQGLLFVRQDQAHIDLFVFFSVFFSCFFLFLSVCVLLWKVKQFLDFRREQRRHIQEMTKMASRPFAKLTIYLEPEEPQLIYLPTAGGGVGGSTVSIAHARTGKLSSVVVGQRGRAGPVYKHDPGSGPTAHHHHHHHHLTLSGGGNSGQHLPLHYLNTHHYASSTAGTQSSHHHHPSTYSGYQQFCRSDPFLSQLMGFSYSSFKVGPITLEPTEDGMAGVATVLFQLPGGVLAPNRACLGSALVTLRQNLQEYCGHGSGGGHPGAGAGRKGLHQHLTTMAM from the exons ATGCAGCCAAAGAGACGGGAATTG GCAGTGCCAGAGATGGCCTCCCCTCTCCCTGTCTCCGTTGTCATTCTGGTGGTCCTCCTGTCAGCTGAGTCACCTGTGTGCCAGGCAGGGGACTGCAAGGGCCACAGGCAGGTGCTGAGGGGCCTTCCCGGTTTTGTGACTGATGGACCCGGAAACTACTCTGTTAATGGGAACTGCGAGTGGCTTATCAAAG CTCCCAGCAACGGTCATCgaattgtgttaaatttcaCCTTTATGGACACAGAATGTACCTACGACTATCTGTTTGTGTATGATGGCGACTCCTACCAAAGCCCACTTCTCGCCAGTCTGAGTGGAAACTCTTTGCCTGAACCCATTGAGGCCAAGTCTGGCAAG aTGCTTATTCACCTCTTCAGTGATGCTAATTACAACCTCTTGGGCTTCAATGCAACATACACCTTCTCTGTTTGTCCTGGAGCCTGTGGCGGCCATGGGCGCTGTGATTCCTCTACATCCAAGTGCCACTGTCACCAGGGTTGGGGCGGAGCATCATGTACAGCTCCTCTGTGTTCCCAGGCTTGTTCTTTGAATGGACAATGTGACAAG AAAGGAGAGCGTTGTCAGTGTAACCCTGGCTTCCTTGGCCACAGCTGTCAGCTTGGTCTCCGTGATGATAAGGGGCCGGGACAGTGGTGGCGTGTGAGTGAGGGAAACCCTAGCGCACCTCCGAGGACAGGCTCTGCTGGCGCGTACCTGTCCTCTACTGGAGCCATGTATTTGTTTGGAG GATTTAATCTGAACAGAGCTCTTGGTGACTTGATCAAGTACAATTTCACTTCCAACCAATGGGAAAGCAGATCTTATGGTCATTCCCct GTGGCTCGTCACTCCCACACTGCTGTACAGTACATGGGTAATATGGTTGTCTTTGGAGGAGAGCTAGCTAACGGATCCCTGGCCAGTGACGTTTGGATGTACCGGCCTGTCCAGGATGATTGGCAACAGCTCGGTTTCTCCCACTCACGCGGTTCTCCCAAACTGGCCAATCATGCTGCAGCGGTCGTCGATACCTATCTCTACATTTTTGGAG GTCGCACTGAGGAGGACATGTTTTCCTCGACTCTGTATCGCTTCGGTTTGCACGGTTCTGGACGATGGGAAACGGTTCAGCCCACCGGTGGGAAACCCCCTGCCTCTGCTGGCCACTCTATGGTGTTCCACAGCCCATCCAGGACTTTGTTGGTCTACGGAGGCCACAGGCCTACTACTGCAAG gTTCAGCGTGCGGGTCAACAACACCGACGTTTTCCACGTGGACAGGCGGTTTTGGACATCCTTCCGTTCCCGTTTTCCAACCACTGGGCCCAGAGAGAGAGCTTTCCACACTGCCACTGTCATTGGAAACTACATGGTGGTCTATG GTGGAAATGTGCATATTCATTACCAGGAAGAGAAATGTTATGATGAGGAAATCTTTTTCTATCATTTGGGCTGCCACCAGTGGGTGTCTTCTGGGGCGAGATGGTCATCCA ATGGTGAAGCTGTGAGGGGGCGGTATTCACATGTTGCAGCGGTGATGGAAGGACGTGTGCTGCTGGTTGCTGGTGGTTACAGCGGTGTTGCCCGGGGAGATCTTGTGGCTTATAAAGTACCGCTGTTTGTTAGTAGTGATCAAGGCGACAGG GATGCTGTTTGTGCCGAGGCGCTTGATGAAAGTATGTGCCTGAAGAACCCAGAGTGCAGCTGGTGTGAAGGCCGCTGTCGAGAGTACCAGCCCACCAATCCG TGTGGCAGCACTGGGTGCTTGGGCCTGGCTCGCTTCCTGTCCGACTGCCAGTCCTGCCTGGTGTTCAGCGGCACGCCGGCGTCTCTTGCGCGAGCCCCCGGAGAATTTGGCTGGTGTGTTCAGAACGAGTCCTGCCTGCCAGTGTCAG AGCGAAGTGCGTGCCGTGTGGACCAGATCTCAGGGGCGTACGGCTGGTGGGGGGAGCGTACCCGTTTCCTAACCTCCCTCCACTCCTGTCGCACCGAGAACTATGTCCCGGGACTGCACCTGCTCACCTTCCAGCACCCCCGCAACGACTCCCAGCCTGACAAG GTATCCATCCTCCGCAGCACCAACATCATTCTTAGTCCCACCACAGAAATGGATGTGGCCCTACAGTTCAAGGGCTTCATCCACCCCCTGTGGGGAGGGCCTCCACCTGCACCTCCTCCCACAGAAACCGTCTTCATATGGGCTCGCATCCAGAGGCTCCACTTTGAGGCTCGAGTGGCATCAGGACCCAACTCCACCCAAATG GAGGTGGTGGGTCGCTGGGCAGCCCAGCAGGAGAAGGAGCTGAAGCTGCTGGTCCGACCAGATGGAGGTAGACTCTTCTCCAACCTGACCAGGGGGAACCATTACCTCGTTCAAGCCGAAGGCTACCTTAACAACTCTGGCTCTGGACAGACGAGTGAGATGGCCCTGATCTGGAACAGAACATTGCCTGGAGGGAGT GAGatttccttcctgttcctggAGCCGTACCGTTCTGGTTCCTGCTTGGGTTACATGTCCTGCCTGGCCTGCCTGTCTGACCAGTCGTGTGGCTGGTGTCCGTCTCTGTCCCGCTGCCTGTTGCGAGACGGCCCAGACCCGGAATACTGTCCTGAGACAGAAATGGTTGAAGGCAAAGGAGACGGTCAGCGCCATCTGCTGTTGGCACCACAGCACTGCACCCTGTGTGAGGATTACAGAGATTGCTCTGCATGTACTCAG GACCCTTACTGTGAGTGGCAGATTAACTCTAGCAAGAAAGGCGACTTTCAGTGCAGCCGCAGAGGAAGGTTGGAGGGATCCATCCGCGACTCAAACGGGTGTCCTAAAGTCTGCAACCA GAGAAATACATGCAGTGAGTGTCTGTCCAACTCCAGTCAGTGTGCATGGTGTGAATCTGCCCAAGCTTGCTTCTACTTTGCTGCCTACCTCACAAAATATCCCTATGGAGAGTGCAGGGACTGGTATGACAG TGTCCATTCGGTTCCTCAGTGTAAGCAGTGTTCAGCTTTAAACACGTGCACAGAGTgcctgaaaacatttcagtgtggCTGGTGTGGTGACTACAACAATCCCACAATTGGAAA GTGTTTGAGGGGAGACTGGGCAGGAATGGATGATCCATCTGTGTATAACTGCAGTGTGGCTGTGGCTGAAGCTCGAGCTGCAAA ccctgAACCTCAAACTTCAGCCCCACCCAGGCCCCTGGAAATGGAAATGGAGATGGAGATCTTAGATGATGAGGAGAAAGATGCGGTCTGGTCTTACCCCACATGTCCTGATGTGGAGGAATGCAGGCTGGGCCTCCACAACTGTCATCCCTTTGCCACGTGTATCAACACTCCCACCTCGTACGAGTGTCACTGTGAGAGAGGATACACCGGCGATGGCACGCTGCACTGCAACCAGAC CTGTTATAATGAATGCCGCGAGGGCCAGTGTAGCGGCAGCCCACGGTTTGAGTGTGAATGTTCTCTGGGCTGGACGTCCGACCCCGCCACGCTGGTTCTGAGTGGCGTTGAATGCGACGTAGACTGCGGCTGCAACTTCCACTCCACCTGTATCACTGCCCCTGGGATCTGTGATGAATGCCAGG ACTGGACTACAGGCCCTCACTGTGAACACTGCCGTCCGGGGAGCTTCGGCTCCGCCCTGGCTGGAGGTGGCGGCTGCGTTCCTTGTGAGTGTAATGGACATGGCGACCCGCTCCAGGGTTACTGTCACAACCTGACAGGCCAGTGCTACTGCACCCACAACACTCAGGGGCCGCACTGCGAGTCCTGCCTTCTTGGTTACTATGGAGACCCTAG GAACAACGGCACATGTTACCGTCAGTGCCAGGGCCGCTCCGTCCtgctgtcctcctcctcttcctcaacCATCCCCTTGTCTTCGTCTTTGGGATGGCGGAGTGGCACAGAAGGGAAAGGAGGACTTTCTCACTGTCTTTGGGTCTTATCTGTCACTGAGAAGCTTGGACCTTGCAAGCCCAAACAGCTCTGCCCCCCAGTAGCGCTCACGTTACACCCAGACTCCCACACTTACTGTAAA AATTCTTACGTTTACGTGTTTGATGGCCTCCCTCGTTTTCTGCCCAATGGAGTCGTGCGTTCTGATCACAACCTCATTGGAGCGTTTTGCGGAACAACAAGGactcagccaatcacagtcGAGGCCACCTCAG GTGTGATCTCAGTCTACTTTGAAGCCAACGTCTCTTCAAACAAACCTCAAGGCTTCAACGCGTCTTTCTGGGTGCGACGTTGTCAGCAGAGCTCTGATGAGGACGAAGAGGGGTCCGCTGTGTGTGCAGGTGGAGCCCAGTGTCAGGGTGGGCTCTGCCAGTGTCCTCAAGGATATGGGGGGCCGTACTGTGACCGACCCATGTGCCCCCAGGATTGTGGAGCAACAGAAGAAAGAGGAGTTTGTAATATA tCTCTgggagtttgtgtgtgttctgAAAGCTGGGCCGGCTCTGACTGCTCAGTTCTGCGGGACCCCAACAGCTTGATTTGGGAGACTCTGTTGGACACACAACTGACAATG AAACAGGCCCATAGGTTCCTGCACAGGATGGGACATTCTTTGGTAGCTGGACCTCAGGGCAACCTGTGGATGTACGGAGGGCTTTCTCTGTCAGACGGCATTCTTGGAAATGTGTACAG ATATTCTTTGTTGGAGCACCGTTGGACCCAGATGTTGACCAGTTCTGTAGATGAATCGGCGACTCCCAGCGCTCGCTATCATCATGCTGCTGCGCTGCTGAACACGTATGATCTGGACTCTGGAAGCCACGAGGGCGGTCACAGCCTAATGTTAGTGGTCGGCGGTGTCACTCAAAGTGGTGTTGCCATGGATACCTGGACTCTCAATCTCAGCAGCTTGGTCTGGAGAGAACACAAG AGCTCAGTGCTGCCCCCGGTGGCTGGTCACACTTTAACTGTACGTTGGGAATCCTCGGTTCTCCTGATCGGAGGCTACTCTCCTGAAAACGGTTTCAACCATCATCTGTTGGAGTTCAACCCTGATTCAGGGAACTGGACAATTGTCCCCCACACCGGAACGCCACCTACAG GTTTATATGGCCACTCAGCTGTGTATCATGAGCAGACTGATGCCATCTACGTGTTTGGAGGCTATCGCTTTCATGTGGAGACAGTGGAGCCGTCAGGCGAGCTCTACAGCCTGTATTACCCCAACCTGACCTGGTCTCTCCTGGTTCCCTCACAGGGGAAAAAG CCCCTGTCCCGTTTTTTCCACGCTGCTGCTCTGATCAAAGACACCATGGTGATTGTAGGTGGGAGGACAGAAGCAGAAGACTACAGTAACTCTGTGTCTCTGTACCAGATCAACTGCAACACCTGGATACATCCTG TTTCAGCTGTTGGAGACCCAGTCAATCGCTCTGTGTCTCTCGCGATGACAACCTGGGGCGGTCGTCTTTTCCTGTCCGGTGGCTTTAATGGTGTCACACTGGGTAGACTCCTAACTCTGACTGTGCCCTCTGACCCCTGTGCCCTCCTGCCCACACCAGAGGCCTGCAACACCACCACAGGCAGCTGTGTGTGGTGCAGGGGTACCTGCACTTCTTCTGATGCTGCCGAGAG AATTGGCTGCCTGTTGGGACATTCCACCTGCTCCCCGACTCCTCGTCAGCCAGATCAGTGCCGCAGACTTAAGACCTGTAGCGAATGCCTTGCTCGGCATCCCAAGACGTTTTCCAGTCCGCCTCAG tCTGCTTTACAGTGCAAGTGGTGCACAAACTGTCCAGAAGGGGCTTGCATCAGTAGCTCTGTCAGCTGTACATCGGAACATGACTGTCGCATCAACCAGAGAGAGATTTTCCTGTCCAGCAACTGCACTGAGACCAGCTGCGAGGCTTCAGACTGCCCCAAGTGTACGGCTTCTGGAAAATGCATGTGGACTCGCCAGTTCAAACGCACAG GCGAAACAAGACGAATCCTGAGTGTGAACCCCACTTACGACTGGACGTGTTTCAGCTATGCGCTGCTCAACGTCTCCCCCATGCAGGTGGAGTCGTCTCCGCCTCTCCCATGCCCTCCTCCATGTCACACTCTGCATAACTGCAGCCTGTGTCTGGGCTCTAGGGGCTCTGATGGGGGCTGGCAGCACTGTGTGTGGAGTATGGCTCTGCAGCAG TGCATGAGTCCATCTTTTGTGCCTCTTCGTTGTGAAGCGGGCCAGTGTGGCCGGCTTCTCTCTGGGGGAGACTCCTGCTCGCCAAAGTGCTCCCAGCTCacccagtgctcccagtgcaTCGCCAGGCCTCAGTGTGGCTGGTGTGCTTCTGGGGGAGGCAATGGAGCTGGGCGCTGCTTACAGGGAGGAGTTGATG GTGTGAGTGAGGGCGTTTGCCCCGTGAGAAACAGCACTTGGTCTTTCCTGGATTGTCCAGAGGAGGATGAGTGTGCCAACGGTCATCACCATTGCAACAGCACTCAGGACTGCCATGACTTACCTGAGGGCTACCACTGCACATGCAAGCAGGGTTACATACTTAATGG tgtttctggtCAGTGTGAGCCGGTGTGCGCACAGGGCTGCGTTAACGGGACCTGCGTGTCCCCGGGCATTTGCCAGTGCCACTTTGGCTTTGTTGGAGATAACTGTTCTTCTGAGTGCAAATGCAACAAGCACAGCAACTGCACCAGTGTTGACAAACCCGATGTTTGTCTGGAGTGTCATAATAACACCCAA GGTATTCACTGCGAGAAATGCAAGCCTCTGTTTGTAGGCTCTGCAGTAGATGGCGGCAGCTGTCGTCCATGTCGGGACTTTTGCCGGGGAAACGGCATGGTGTGTCTGTCCCGGGATGAATATAATAAGGCCATTGAGAACCCTCATCACTTCCCTGTAGACGCCATTGAG AAATGGGTGTCTGAAGGTCCCACTGAAAATACTGCGGTGTGTGTGAATTGCCAAAACAACAGTGTTGGGGACAAGTGTGAGGGCTGCCGTCGTGGCTACTTCTTACTGAATGGGAAGTGTGAAAA ATGTCAGTGTAATGGCCATGCCGACACATGTGAGCCCGATGGCAGCGGTTGCCCATGCCAAAACAACACAGAGACCTCGTCCTGCCTGAGCAGCCCTCAGAATGATCGAAAAGACTGTTACAGGCAACAA TGTGCCAAATGCAAAGACTCCTTCAACGGGAACCCAGTGAACGGGCGCCAGTGCTACCGTCAGTTTAACGTGGACTCAGAGTTCTGCTTTGACCCCACGTCCCAAACAAACTGCTTCCATGACCCCACCATTCGCAACCTGCCCAAGGATCGCACCGTGTTCTTTGCTGCTCAGCCAAAGTTTACAAATGTGGACATCCGGGTCACCATTGATGTTACATTTGGAGAAGTGGAGGTTTATGTCTCCAACTCGCACGACACCTTTATAGTGGACGTGGACCGTTACACGGGGATTCACACTATTAAGATAGAGGACGAATCAGCAAGTCGAGGGACAGCTGCAGGGGCAGATAAGGATTCTCCTCCGTCCCCTATAAAAGTGTTCGCCAACGCCTCGTCCAACCTGGGAGGTCCCATGCTCTCCCACAATCCCCTGCAGCTGCAAGCCAAACCCCcgggagcagagagagagatcaGAGAGGAGCGAGCCGAGGGACTCATCTCCTACATCACCGTGTGGAAGCCTCAGACGGTGCTGATCGTCCGAGGAGTTCGGGACCGCGTGGTCATCACCTTCCCCCATGAGGTGCACTCCCTGAAATCCAGCCGCTTTTACATCGCTCTCAGAGGTGTGGGAACGGATGATAGACAGGGCGAGTCCCAGGGGCTGCTGTTTGTGCGACAGGACCAGGCCCACATAGACCTCTTCGTCTTCTTCTCCGtcttcttctcctgcttttttctctttctgtctgtgtgCGTCCTGCTGTGGAAGGTCAAGCAGTTCCTGGACTTCCGTCGGGAGCAGCGTCGCCACATTCAGGAGATGACCAAAATGGCTTCCAGACCCTTCGCTAAACTCACCATTTACCTTGAACCGGAGGAGCCTCAGCTCATCTACTTACCTACAGCTGGTGGCGGGGTGGGGGGCAGCACCGTATCGATCGCTCACGCCCGCACGGGCAAGTTAAGCAGCGTGGTGGTGGGCCAGAGAGGCAGAGCGGGACCGGTCTATAAACACGACCCAGGCTCCGGACCCACAgcacaccaccaccaccaccaccatcacctCACCTTGAGTGGGGGAGGCAACAGCGGACAGCATCTACCACTGCACTACTTAAACACCCATCATTACGCCAGCTCCACCGCAGGCACCCAGTCCTCCCATCATCACCATCCATCCACGTACTCTGGCTACCAGCAGTTCTGCCGCTCTGACCCTTTCCTCTCGCAGCTCATGGGCTTCTCCTACTCCTCCTTCAAGGTGGGGCCCATAACCCTAGAGCCCACAGAGGACGGCATGGCCGGGGTAGCCACCGTCCTTTTCCAGCTGCCTGGAGGTGTCTTGGCACCAAATCGTGCCTGTTTGGGCTCTGCACTGGTTACCCTGCGCCAGAATCTGCAGGAATACTGCGGCCACGGCAGTGGAGGCGGCCACCCGGGGGCGGGCGCGGGCCGCAAGGGTCTGCATCAGCACCTGACCACCATGGCAATGTAG